One part of the Candidatus Tumulicola sp. genome encodes these proteins:
- a CDS encoding peptide ABC transporter substrate-binding protein, which yields MKISGAVLVAAVLVLAACSKVETGAQRQQQAGSIPGVVRIVGAGTIDSLVPELSSSAASSDAAMFWGGWLFLVNDKGNLEPDLATVVPTKDNGGISADGLTITYHLRKGVLWHDGAPFDARDVIFSWHVVMNPANNVVSRTGFDQIADMTAPDPYTVKVRLKRPYAPAAAMFFAPSLTPYCVLPEHLLKGLPNINHAAYNLKPVGTGPFIAVKWEQSVGLTLIANPHYWRGPPKLKRVEYLVVPNSNTRVIMMRTGEADLYSDPQVNQLPELATVPNTRMLHTLFNEFYYITFNTTHPPLDDVHVRRALAGAIDKQYIIRTILHGAGQPAVGPQPPYLYTYDPNVAVPRYDPASASTALTAAGWTPGQDGIRVKNGKRLSVVYAYDAEASDGERIGAILQNELRRVGVDLALKPIAHAVIYAAKAAGGVLSNGKFDVAFEGWIGGVDPDDDALWGCDQRGEYNHSFICDPRIEEQERIALTHYDNATRKAAYTRIQELLAEDMPVVFLWWQDRNDVISTSLKAYKPAPAVTTFWNSWQWTN from the coding sequence TTGAAGATTTCCGGCGCCGTGCTGGTGGCGGCGGTGCTGGTGCTAGCTGCATGTTCTAAGGTAGAGACAGGCGCCCAGCGTCAGCAGCAGGCCGGCAGCATCCCGGGCGTCGTGCGCATCGTCGGCGCGGGCACCATCGATTCGCTCGTTCCCGAGCTGTCGTCCAGCGCGGCGTCGAGCGACGCCGCGATGTTCTGGGGCGGCTGGCTCTTCCTCGTCAACGACAAAGGCAACCTCGAGCCCGATCTCGCCACGGTCGTTCCGACCAAAGACAACGGCGGCATCAGCGCGGACGGACTCACCATCACCTACCACCTGCGCAAGGGCGTGCTGTGGCACGACGGCGCGCCCTTCGACGCGCGCGACGTCATCTTCTCATGGCACGTCGTGATGAATCCGGCCAACAACGTGGTGAGCCGCACCGGGTTCGACCAGATCGCCGACATGACGGCGCCCGATCCGTACACGGTGAAGGTGCGCCTGAAACGGCCGTACGCGCCGGCAGCCGCGATGTTCTTCGCACCGAGCCTCACTCCGTATTGCGTGCTGCCGGAGCACCTGCTCAAGGGTCTGCCGAACATCAACCATGCGGCGTACAATCTCAAGCCGGTCGGCACCGGGCCGTTCATCGCCGTCAAGTGGGAGCAATCGGTCGGCCTCACCCTGATCGCCAATCCGCACTACTGGCGCGGGCCGCCGAAGCTCAAGCGCGTCGAGTACTTGGTCGTGCCCAACTCCAACACGCGAGTCATCATGATGCGGACCGGCGAGGCCGACCTGTACAGCGATCCGCAGGTGAATCAACTGCCCGAACTGGCAACGGTGCCGAACACGCGCATGCTGCACACGCTGTTCAACGAGTTCTATTACATCACGTTCAACACCACGCATCCGCCGCTCGACGACGTGCACGTGCGTAGGGCGCTTGCCGGGGCGATCGACAAACAATACATCATCCGCACGATTCTGCACGGCGCCGGCCAGCCCGCGGTAGGCCCCCAGCCGCCCTATCTCTACACGTACGATCCGAACGTGGCCGTGCCGCGCTACGATCCCGCCAGTGCGTCAACCGCACTGACAGCAGCGGGTTGGACGCCTGGTCAGGACGGCATTCGAGTCAAGAACGGTAAACGGCTGTCAGTCGTCTATGCCTACGACGCCGAGGCGAGCGACGGTGAACGCATCGGGGCGATCCTGCAGAACGAGTTGCGCCGTGTCGGCGTGGATCTCGCGCTCAAGCCGATAGCGCACGCCGTCATCTACGCGGCGAAGGCGGCGGGCGGAGTCCTTTCCAACGGCAAGTTCGACGTGGCCTTCGAGGGCTGGATCGGCGGCGTAGACCCCGACGACGATGCGCTGTGGGGCTGCGACCAGCGCGGCGAGTACAACCACTCGTTCATCTGCGATCCGCGCATCGAAGAACAAGAGCGCATCGCGCTGACCCATTATGACAATGCCACGCGCAAGGCCGCATACACGCGCATCCAAGAGCTGCTCGCCGAGGACATGCCGGTCGTGTTCTTGTGGTGGCAAGATCGCAACGACGTGATAAGCACGTCCCTCAAGGCTTACAAGCCCGCTCCGGCGGTCACGACTTTTTGGAACTCCTGGCAATGGACGAACTAG